A portion of the Planctomycetaceae bacterium genome contains these proteins:
- the flgL gene encoding flagellar hook-associated protein FlgL: MSGTNRIYNSVLTSLRSGMNQLARLQEQVATGQRVNRASDSPADAAMILSFRQRVGGIETFVRNLGMVNQNLSEISTAIQSASDGLIQARQTLSQAASETFIEKDRLPASEAMDVLLEQIVSLANTKSAQGYLFGGSSMSSAPYAVTRVDGKITSVSYCGSMTMPQVGVASGVGQSHTLIGANVFQTQQRESPIFSGSTGAAAGSATSSITGSAWLTFSHAVTTYGGASGLAAAAESPTGDTILGSGHTITVDADARTLSLDGGPAVAFDAATDASVRLVNAQGDVVHVDTTGFDADLAGTISVSLQATGTMSIDGGASSTPLTNFADNQSVVDSVSGRGLFVDTTNIARTGTEAVSVAGTHDIFETLIAARDALANTRGLSRTEQTQQITQALAALDEVHETILTSLTSVGAKQQALETLADNLAIMKEGAEYQATSLQSADVAEVATELARVQTFYEMTLAAAAQIMKVSLLDYI, translated from the coding sequence ATGAGCGGAACCAACCGGATCTACAACTCGGTGCTGACATCGCTGCGATCGGGGATGAATCAACTGGCGCGCCTGCAGGAGCAAGTGGCGACCGGTCAACGCGTCAACCGCGCCAGCGACAGCCCGGCCGATGCGGCGATGATCCTGAGCTTCCGCCAGCGCGTCGGGGGCATCGAGACCTTTGTGCGCAACCTCGGCATGGTCAATCAGAACCTCAGCGAAATCTCCACCGCGATCCAGAGCGCCTCGGACGGCCTGATCCAGGCCCGGCAGACGCTCTCGCAGGCCGCCAGCGAAACCTTCATCGAGAAAGACCGCCTCCCGGCATCCGAGGCGATGGACGTTCTGCTGGAACAGATCGTCTCGCTGGCCAACACCAAGAGCGCCCAGGGCTACCTCTTCGGCGGCTCCAGCATGTCCAGCGCCCCTTACGCCGTCACGCGCGTCGACGGAAAGATCACTTCCGTCAGCTATTGCGGCAGCATGACCATGCCGCAAGTGGGGGTTGCCTCGGGCGTCGGGCAGTCCCACACCCTCATCGGCGCCAACGTCTTCCAGACGCAGCAGCGCGAGAGCCCGATCTTCAGCGGCTCAACCGGCGCCGCCGCCGGCAGTGCCACCAGCAGCATCACCGGCAGCGCCTGGCTGACCTTCTCCCACGCCGTCACCACGTACGGCGGGGCTTCCGGTCTGGCCGCGGCTGCCGAATCGCCAACCGGAGACACCATCCTCGGCAGCGGCCATACCATCACGGTCGACGCCGATGCGCGTACGCTGTCGCTCGACGGCGGACCGGCTGTCGCATTTGACGCCGCCACCGACGCCAGCGTGCGCCTGGTCAACGCCCAGGGCGATGTCGTGCATGTCGACACAACGGGTTTCGATGCGGACCTGGCCGGCACCATCAGCGTTTCTCTGCAGGCCACCGGCACGATGAGCATTGACGGCGGAGCCTCCTCGACCCCCCTGACGAACTTCGCCGACAATCAGAGCGTCGTCGACTCCGTCAGCGGACGCGGGCTCTTTGTCGACACGACGAACATCGCCCGCACCGGCACCGAGGCCGTCAGCGTGGCAGGCACGCATGATATCTTCGAGACCCTGATCGCCGCTCGCGACGCCCTGGCCAATACCCGGGGCCTGAGCCGGACCGAGCAGACCCAGCAGATCACGCAGGCCCTGGCCGCCCTCGATGAAGTGCATGAGACGATCCTGACCAGTCTGACCTCCGTCGGCGCCAAGCAGCAGGCCCTGGAGACCCTGGCCGACAACCTGGCCATCATGAAGGAAGGCGCTGAATATCAGGCCACGAGCCTGCAATCGGCGGACGTGGCCGAAGTCGCCACCGAACTGGCGCGCGTCCAGACCTTCTACGAGATGACACTGGCCGCTGCGGCACAGATCATGAAGGTCTCCCTGTTGGACTACATTTAG